AAGCTGCGGTTTATCGCTAAATCTGCCCAATTGCCAATTTCTTTAGAAACGCCTATTGGTAAAGAAGAAGATTCTCGCTTAGGTGATTTTATTGAATCCGATGGTGAGACTCCAGAAGACCAAGTTTCCAAAAATCTGTTGCGCGAAGACCTAGAAAAAGTACTTGACAGTCTTAGCCCTCGCGAACGAGATGTATTGAGATTGCGCTACGGCTTGGATGATGGTCGGATGAAGACTCTAGAAGAAATTGGCCAGATTTTCAATGTGACTCGCGAACGGATTCGTCAGATTGAAGCGAAAGCACTCCGCAAGTTACGTCATCCCAATCGCAATAGTGTTCTCAAGGAATATATCCGTTAGACATTAGTTAGTAGTTATTAGTCATCTGTCTCAAGCTAATGACTAATAACCAAAAAAAATTACAAAAAATAAGAACCTGGGAATGGAAACATACCCAGGTTTTTCATTTGTAGTTAATTTTGTATTTTAATACTCAAACCAATTAAGGATAGATCGTTTTCGTTGAAATTAGGTAAACACTCGGTCAAAGCTTTTAGTTCAAAACTGTTAACGCTGGAAGCGATCGCACGGCATAGCTTAACAACCTTAAATTGAAAATTGGTATTAGAGAATACCCCAAAAGTGTAGAAAGCCTTTACCAGAGAACAGTTCAATTAAAGCTGCTGCTAAAAAACCAATCATCGCTAAACGACCGTTCCAAATTTCTGCTTGTGGGGTAAAGCCCCAGCGCCAAGCGTTACGATCTTCCACTACAGGAGCAGTCACTACTTTTGTTGCATTTGTCATGGTTGGTACTCCAAACAGAGTTTACTAAGGGTTATTGGCTTATGTAAACTAATATAACAACTATTCTCATAATTGCAAAAGCTTGTTTGTATTTTTGTTGCTAAAACTTGACTTGAAGAATAGCAACTGATACGCAGACAGCCTAAGATATCTATCTTGAGAAGTCAAGAAGAGATTTAGCTTTAAATTCGTAATAGTCTAATACTCAAGCCAAACTCTTTTCTCTGAATAGTGAGAAGTATTACCCCCCTCATCCTTGAAGGACTGG
The genomic region above belongs to Calothrix sp. NIES-2098 and contains:
- a CDS encoding high light inducible protein yields the protein MTNATKVVTAPVVEDRNAWRWGFTPQAEIWNGRLAMIGFLAAALIELFSGKGFLHFWGIL